The following coding sequences lie in one Lentilactobacillus sp. SPB1-3 genomic window:
- a CDS encoding riboflavin synthase: MFTGIIQSRSRVLDVATIDESLKLTIRRPESFEIQEGSSLAINGVCLTVTDLTSESLMLTVMPETYRKTTLKFLRVNDVVNIEPALTLREPLDGHFVLGHVDQTVKLVKKTQDGNSVKLTFELPDSLATFVAYKGSVALDGTSLTVTQVTDKTFTVNLIPYTADNTGLLNVHQDDQYNLEVDVLARYIQRAQVEADVW; this comes from the coding sequence ATGTTTACTGGAATTATTCAGAGCAGAAGTCGGGTATTAGACGTGGCAACTATTGATGAATCATTAAAGTTAACGATTCGCCGTCCGGAAAGCTTCGAAATTCAAGAAGGTAGTAGTTTAGCAATCAATGGCGTTTGTTTGACAGTGACTGATTTAACGAGCGAAAGTCTGATGTTGACTGTTATGCCGGAGACTTATAGAAAGACGACATTGAAATTTTTACGGGTCAATGATGTCGTGAATATTGAACCGGCTCTAACTTTGAGAGAACCACTCGATGGTCATTTTGTGTTAGGTCATGTTGATCAAACAGTTAAATTGGTAAAGAAGACCCAGGATGGTAATTCTGTAAAACTTACTTTTGAATTGCCCGATTCATTAGCAACGTTTGTGGCCTATAAAGGGTCAGTTGCGTTAGACGGAACCAGTTTAACTGTGACACAGGTAACTGATAAGACTTTTACAGTTAATTTGATTCCCTATACCGCGGATAATACTGGCCTCCTCAATGTCCATCAGGATGATCAATATAATTTGGAAGTCGATGTTCTTGCTCGTTATATTCAGCGGGCACAAGTGGAGGCGGACGTATGGTGA
- a CDS encoding sugar-binding transcriptional regulator — translation MDTIGTIDKREQMLRLARLYYVEGVGQSQLAKQEGISKATVSRMLSLARENGFVTITVNDNLRDAKVLSRRLHEFFPTADFTVVSTSQNDRNEILDKVASSVAKYLDGLVKSGDIIGFGGGESLSKVAAYLDDKKVRDVVVLSLMGMVTSPKYEIFTYETGFKLANAYQSTANFLPLPVIFDNSSTKELVEKESLVRYLEKLGRLANIALISLDAIEDSPILNEMNYFDDEEKQEIRDNSVGDILGHFIDDKGNIVNSKLEERLVTTPLSNLKHKEHSIVAVNKVETVPALIATLKAQYCNRVFIDQYSAQVLIDSQNTIE, via the coding sequence GTGGATACAATAGGTACCATTGACAAACGTGAACAAATGTTGAGGCTGGCCAGACTTTATTACGTTGAGGGTGTTGGACAAAGTCAGTTAGCGAAACAAGAGGGAATATCAAAAGCTACTGTTTCAAGAATGCTCTCACTTGCCCGTGAAAATGGATTTGTTACTATCACTGTTAACGACAATCTTAGAGATGCAAAGGTACTATCCAGACGACTTCATGAATTTTTTCCAACCGCTGATTTCACTGTCGTTTCCACATCTCAAAATGATCGAAACGAGATTCTTGATAAAGTTGCATCTTCAGTTGCAAAATACTTAGATGGATTAGTCAAGAGCGGGGATATTATTGGTTTTGGTGGTGGAGAATCTTTAAGCAAAGTTGCGGCCTATCTTGACGATAAGAAAGTTAGGGACGTTGTTGTACTATCCTTAATGGGAATGGTTACGTCACCTAAGTATGAAATATTCACTTATGAAACAGGATTTAAACTGGCGAATGCTTATCAGTCAACTGCCAACTTCTTACCATTGCCAGTTATTTTTGACAACTCATCAACGAAGGAATTAGTTGAAAAAGAGTCTTTAGTTAGATATCTTGAGAAATTGGGTAGGCTTGCTAATATTGCGCTGATTTCCCTAGATGCGATTGAAGATAGTCCCATTTTGAACGAAATGAATTACTTTGATGATGAAGAAAAACAAGAAATAAGAGATAATTCAGTTGGAGATATACTGGGACATTTCATTGATGACAAAGGAAACATTGTTAATTCCAAGCTAGAAGAAAGATTGGTTACGACGCCTCTTAGTAATCTTAAACATAAAGAACATTCAATTGTTGCTGTGAATAAAGTGGAAACCGTTCCAGCCTTAATTGCAACTTTGAAAGCACAGTATTGTAATCGAGTTTTTATTGATCAGTATAGTGCACAAGTATTAATTGACTCGCAAAATACAATTGAATAG
- a CDS encoding sugar MFS transporter produces MQAQKKHGFGFIKFEGQELDNGYTSKMPVFQFVLVSLLFPMWGAAASLNDILITQFKSIFQLSNLASAYVQSAFSLGYFLMDIPASWLIKRTSYKLTIIIGLLLYLIGCVLFFPASAAATYGFFLAALFVLATGLTVIETAADTDSALLGPEKQRTLRLNISQTFLPFGSIAGILLGKYLIFSGGTNLDTQLSKLSGSARIRLGEEALQKTLQPYKYIVIVIAVMIILFLITEFPSGKPKQKVDVPKENLGRTVLNLLKNHNFTYGMFTLFMYVGLQVSVWSFTIRLALDLDHSINERTSSNFVIGSYVAFFIGRILADYLMRKIPHLKVLLWYSVLGFIAIGYMMIDRSFNGVYVAILVSGLMGPGYATIYTETLGFIKDPHQTETAGAMLVMMVVGGGVWPAIQGYVADVTGSMTISFAVHFLTFGAMIVYAYHYIKHPFDGLKEGAKNDNI; encoded by the coding sequence ATGCAAGCTCAAAAGAAACATGGTTTTGGTTTTATTAAGTTTGAAGGCCAGGAACTTGATAATGGCTATACTAGTAAAATGCCAGTTTTTCAATTCGTATTGGTATCTTTATTGTTCCCTATGTGGGGAGCAGCGGCCAGTTTAAATGATATTTTGATTACTCAATTTAAGTCGATTTTTCAGTTGAGTAATTTGGCATCTGCCTATGTACAAAGTGCTTTTTCTTTAGGATATTTTTTAATGGATATTCCAGCATCTTGGTTAATTAAGCGTACATCTTACAAACTAACTATTATTATTGGTCTGCTATTATATTTGATTGGATGTGTTTTATTCTTCCCTGCTTCTGCTGCAGCAACTTATGGATTCTTTTTAGCTGCCTTGTTTGTTTTAGCCACAGGATTGACTGTTATTGAAACAGCTGCGGATACAGACTCAGCACTTTTAGGACCCGAGAAACAAAGAACACTACGTTTGAATATTTCTCAAACTTTTCTTCCTTTTGGATCTATTGCAGGAATTTTGCTTGGTAAGTATCTCATTTTTTCTGGTGGTACTAACTTAGATACGCAACTTAGCAAATTATCTGGTAGTGCAAGAATTCGATTAGGCGAAGAGGCTTTACAAAAAACATTACAACCATATAAATATATTGTTATAGTGATCGCCGTTATGATTATTTTATTTTTGATAACTGAATTTCCAAGTGGTAAACCAAAACAAAAAGTTGATGTTCCAAAGGAAAATCTTGGTAGAACTGTACTTAATCTGTTAAAAAACCATAATTTTACTTATGGTATGTTCACATTATTCATGTATGTTGGTTTGCAAGTTTCAGTTTGGTCATTTACTATTCGACTGGCTTTAGACTTGGATCATTCTATTAATGAAAGAACATCTTCAAACTTTGTTATTGGTAGTTATGTTGCTTTCTTCATCGGTCGTATATTAGCTGATTATCTTATGAGAAAGATTCCTCATTTGAAAGTATTACTTTGGTATTCAGTTCTTGGATTCATTGCTATTGGTTACATGATGATTGACCGAAGTTTTAATGGTGTGTATGTTGCTATCTTGGTATCAGGTTTGATGGGACCCGGCTACGCAACTATATACACTGAAACCCTTGGGTTTATAAAAGATCCTCATCAAACAGAAACAGCTGGCGCAATGTTAGTTATGATGGTTGTTGGTGGAGGAGTTTGGCCAGCAATTCAAGGATATGTTGCTGATGTTACTGGCTCAATGACCATATCATTTGCTGTTCACTTCTTAACATTTGGGGCAATGATTGTTTATGCTTACCATTACATTAAACATCCGTTTGACGGTCTCAAAGAAGGTGCAAAGAATGACAACATTTAA
- a CDS encoding xylulokinase: MAKYILGIDIGTSGTKAILMTTTGEIVAQKKDNYSFATPHPGWAEANAEDWLNAVTAVIRKLSSHVDDEDIVAIGIDGLYGGSGIPVDKDGNVLGPALIWMDRRATKETDQVKELVSDGELMDTTANLSDPYYGYTKLMWLKENKPDLYNKTDKFLPPESYVILQLTGQTSINYSAAGNLAGIFDINEDKWSQKIADKLGLDTEKLPQKFVTSTESAGSITEAWAQRLGIKAGTPVFNTGVDVGPATVGTGVVKPGEVTVALGTSMNAALVTEKPLRDNGLIIWPYAYRPKNLYYNFAGANTAGAIIAWFVKEFEKELDENDGPKELDFQSMDVPAGSNGLLVLPYFMGERSPLWDSTVRGTILGLSLKTTKYELYNAFQEAISYSVRQSIETFGTEIGDEITLVGGVSNSKKMVQMIADVTGKTVLTTKSGGEANLGSAILAGIGINAVNPEDVSKWIKIDQRVLPNKEKHEIYNQYFKMYKHAYNRVKDFYKDFSAIDND, translated from the coding sequence ATGGCAAAGTATATATTAGGAATTGATATAGGAACTTCAGGAACTAAAGCTATTTTGATGACTACTACGGGTGAAATTGTTGCTCAGAAAAAGGACAACTATTCTTTTGCCACTCCACATCCTGGATGGGCTGAAGCGAATGCAGAAGACTGGCTTAATGCAGTAACAGCGGTAATTAGAAAACTATCTTCACATGTTGATGATGAAGATATCGTGGCTATTGGCATTGATGGATTATATGGAGGTTCCGGAATTCCTGTAGATAAGGATGGGAATGTTTTAGGACCAGCTTTAATTTGGATGGACCGTCGTGCAACAAAAGAAACCGATCAAGTTAAGGAGTTAGTTAGTGATGGTGAATTAATGGATACGACTGCTAATTTATCTGATCCATACTATGGTTATACGAAGTTGATGTGGTTAAAAGAAAATAAACCAGATTTGTATAATAAAACTGATAAGTTTTTGCCTCCTGAATCCTATGTAATATTGCAACTTACCGGACAAACTAGTATTAATTATTCTGCTGCCGGCAATTTGGCTGGAATTTTTGATATTAATGAAGATAAGTGGTCTCAAAAAATCGCTGATAAATTAGGTTTGGATACAGAAAAATTGCCTCAGAAGTTTGTTACAAGCACGGAATCAGCAGGATCGATTACTGAGGCATGGGCACAGAGATTAGGAATTAAAGCGGGAACACCGGTATTCAATACGGGTGTTGATGTGGGGCCAGCCACAGTAGGTACCGGTGTTGTTAAACCAGGAGAGGTAACGGTTGCTTTAGGAACATCAATGAATGCAGCACTGGTAACAGAAAAACCATTAAGGGATAATGGCTTGATTATATGGCCATATGCCTACCGTCCTAAAAATTTGTACTACAATTTTGCGGGAGCGAACACCGCAGGAGCAATAATAGCATGGTTCGTTAAAGAATTTGAAAAAGAGTTAGATGAAAATGATGGGCCAAAGGAACTAGATTTTCAAAGTATGGATGTTCCAGCTGGAAGTAACGGCTTACTAGTTCTGCCATATTTCATGGGAGAGAGAAGCCCATTATGGGATTCTACTGTCCGAGGAACTATTTTAGGATTATCATTAAAAACTACAAAGTATGAGTTGTATAATGCATTTCAAGAAGCAATTTCATACTCTGTTCGACAAAGTATTGAGACATTTGGAACCGAAATTGGTGATGAAATAACTCTGGTCGGTGGCGTTAGCAATTCTAAAAAGATGGTGCAAATGATTGCAGACGTTACAGGGAAGACAGTTTTAACAACCAAATCAGGAGGAGAAGCAAACTTAGGTAGTGCAATTTTAGCCGGTATTGGTATCAATGCAGTTAATCCAGAAGATGTATCAAAATGGATTAAAATTGATCAACGAGTCCTACCAAACAAGGAAAAGCACGAAATTTATAATCAATACTTTAAGATGTATAAACATGCGTATAATAGAGTTAAGGATTTTTACAAGGACTTTTCTGCAATAGATAATGATTAA
- the ribB gene encoding 3,4-dihydroxy-2-butanone-4-phosphate synthase, whose translation MSNMEQALADLKAGKLVVVTDDPDREGEGDLLGIAEFATPATVNTMITLARGLLCVPMAPEWAAQQGLNAMTNTSNDAFNTAFLVSADARSTSTGISAFDRATTIKKMADPQATFADFYHPGHAFPLRAVTVGLQERQGHTEAGVSLAKLTSKSPVAYICEIIKPDGHMAKGRDLVEFAHQHNFNLISIAKISEYLANH comes from the coding sequence ATGAGTAATATGGAGCAAGCATTAGCCGATTTAAAGGCGGGCAAATTGGTAGTCGTCACAGATGATCCTGACCGAGAAGGTGAAGGAGATCTGTTGGGAATTGCTGAATTTGCGACTCCCGCTACAGTTAATACGATGATTACACTAGCTCGCGGATTGTTGTGTGTACCAATGGCACCGGAATGGGCAGCACAGCAAGGACTTAATGCGATGACTAACACTAGTAATGATGCTTTTAATACAGCATTTTTGGTTAGTGCTGACGCCAGAAGTACAAGCACCGGAATATCTGCTTTTGATCGGGCAACCACTATCAAAAAGATGGCTGACCCACAGGCGACATTTGCAGACTTTTATCACCCAGGGCATGCCTTTCCATTGAGAGCAGTGACTGTTGGCCTGCAAGAACGCCAAGGGCATACCGAAGCTGGAGTTAGTTTGGCTAAATTAACTAGTAAAAGTCCAGTTGCTTATATTTGTGAAATAATTAAACCAGATGGTCATATGGCAAAGGGGCGAGATTTGGTGGAGTTTGCGCACCAACACAATTTTAATCTGATTTCTATCGCCAAAATCAGTGAGTATTTAGCTAATCACTAA
- a CDS encoding DUF4432 family protein: protein MTTFKLYKDYFEDSERILIKNDEFIVSSFKYSSGVEAIKIKNSRGYLVILPFEGLMIWEAMFDNFDLKMKNTFKQPYSGKQITDSYGPFLFHSGLLSSGNPGPEDDHYAHGEFPLTPMDSSVIDIKDDEIKISSQVEYVKGFGDHYFAEPSVTLKKGSALFDVRMFVKNLSEYQDMPLQYLTHINYKFVEGAEIMQNIPDRAFELRTSIPDHIHPTKEWLDFTGEVSKSGKLINKLDDITHFDPEIVFFGDELNKFAEQAEFRMKMDDIHTVKVSFDTKQYPYVTRWLMYNPDLQVAAFALPATSRTEGRTAAKEAGTLIMLKPQESRDFEVTTGLEDESVEGK from the coding sequence ATGACAACATTTAAATTGTACAAAGATTATTTTGAAGATAGTGAACGAATTTTGATTAAAAATGATGAATTTATTGTTTCTAGCTTTAAATATTCATCCGGAGTTGAAGCTATTAAGATAAAGAATTCTCGTGGTTACTTAGTAATATTGCCATTTGAAGGCTTGATGATTTGGGAAGCCATGTTTGATAATTTTGATTTAAAGATGAAAAATACATTTAAGCAACCTTATTCAGGAAAACAAATTACTGATTCATATGGTCCGTTTTTGTTTCATTCGGGATTATTGTCTAGTGGAAATCCTGGACCTGAAGATGATCATTACGCGCATGGTGAATTTCCTTTGACACCAATGGATTCGTCAGTTATCGATATTAAAGATGACGAGATAAAAATAAGTAGTCAAGTTGAATATGTTAAAGGTTTTGGTGATCATTATTTCGCAGAACCATCAGTTACCCTGAAAAAAGGGAGCGCATTATTTGATGTTCGGATGTTCGTTAAAAATCTTTCAGAGTATCAAGACATGCCACTTCAGTATTTAACACACATCAATTACAAGTTTGTTGAAGGCGCCGAAATTATGCAAAATATTCCTGATAGAGCATTTGAATTGCGCACATCTATTCCTGATCATATTCATCCAACTAAAGAATGGCTTGATTTTACAGGTGAGGTATCTAAGTCGGGTAAGCTTATTAATAAGCTAGACGATATTACTCATTTCGATCCTGAAATTGTGTTCTTCGGTGATGAGCTTAATAAATTTGCTGAGCAAGCTGAATTTAGAATGAAAATGGATGATATCCATACGGTTAAAGTTTCATTTGATACTAAGCAATATCCATATGTTACACGTTGGCTTATGTATAATCCTGATTTGCAGGTTGCTGCATTTGCACTTCCTGCAACTAGTCGAACCGAAGGTAGAACAGCGGCAAAAGAAGCTGGGACATTAATTATGTTAAAGCCTCAAGAAAGTAGAGATTTTGAAGTTACTACAGGTTTAGAGGATGAAAGTGTGGAAGGGAAGTAA
- the ribA gene encoding GTP cyclohydrolase II — translation MVTNNSLQARAQADLPTEYGNFKVIAYAVDQEPPTLLIYKGDLKSVKAPMVRVHSECFTGDVLSSLRCDCGPQLHAALQKIEAAGCGAVIYLRQEGRGIGLVNKLKAYRLQEQGFDTVEANQQLHLPVDSRSYEVAANILQDQGVSHIDLLTNNPDKIKQLSLEGITIDHRIPLEIPANQFDQKYLQTKKRKLHHLLSEVD, via the coding sequence ATGGTGACTAATAATTCTTTGCAGGCGCGCGCCCAAGCAGATTTACCGACTGAATACGGAAACTTCAAGGTTATCGCCTATGCAGTAGATCAGGAACCACCGACACTTTTGATTTATAAGGGAGATTTAAAGAGTGTTAAGGCACCTATGGTTAGAGTTCATTCTGAGTGCTTTACTGGCGATGTCTTAAGCTCATTAAGATGTGATTGTGGTCCGCAACTTCACGCTGCTCTTCAAAAAATTGAGGCGGCTGGTTGTGGCGCAGTTATTTACTTAAGACAAGAAGGTCGTGGCATTGGACTGGTTAATAAGTTAAAGGCGTACCGCCTTCAAGAACAAGGATTTGATACTGTGGAAGCTAATCAACAATTACATTTGCCAGTAGATAGCCGTAGTTATGAGGTTGCAGCAAACATCCTGCAGGATCAAGGTGTTAGTCATATTGATCTGCTAACTAATAATCCAGACAAAATTAAACAACTCAGTTTAGAAGGAATCACAATAGATCATCGAATTCCTCTTGAAATTCCTGCTAACCAGTTCGATCAAAAATATCTACAAACTAAAAAACGCAAACTTCATCATTTATTATCGGAGGTCGACTAA
- a CDS encoding helix-turn-helix domain-containing protein, which translates to MKEARINNGLSQNDVATILHISRQAVSKWERGVVYPDLDNLIKLSDIYKISVDDLLRENNEGLKSRIEENNTEIKDSLEKSKRVNTQFYQNNIEGLMLIAISILSTLIPPLGLVIPAYVIWRNTKYNSLYKTIMFVSVIAILVSALSCYAIISDNWIHPANTTVYRIK; encoded by the coding sequence ATTAAAGAAGCACGAATAAATAATGGACTTTCTCAAAATGATGTTGCAACTATTTTACATATTTCTAGACAGGCAGTTTCTAAGTGGGAACGAGGAGTTGTATATCCTGATTTAGACAATTTAATTAAGTTGAGTGATATTTACAAAATTTCAGTTGATGATTTATTACGAGAGAACAACGAGGGATTAAAATCCAGAATTGAAGAAAACAATACAGAAATAAAAGACAGTCTAGAAAAATCAAAAAGGGTGAACACTCAGTTTTATCAAAATAATATTGAGGGATTAATGTTGATTGCTATTTCTATTTTATCAACGCTCATTCCTCCATTGGGATTAGTTATTCCAGCATATGTTATTTGGAGAAATACAAAATATAACAGTTTATATAAAACTATTATGTTCGTTTCGGTCATTGCAATATTAGTAAGTGCCTTAAGTTGTTATGCAATCATAAGTGATAATTGGATTCATCCTGCCAACACAACCGTTTATCGTATTAAATAG
- the ribH gene encoding 6,7-dimethyl-8-ribityllumazine synthase → MKNMNESKKIAIVVSQFNNIVTDRLLSGAVQTLSQSEIDDGNIVVYQVPGAFEIPRIVNLVSQKDEYSGVIALGAVVKGQTDHYQFISEAVTHQLVELATTAPVPVLFGVLTTDNLEQALNRAGGKAGNKGSECANALLRLLEVELQLN, encoded by the coding sequence ATGAAAAATATGAATGAATCGAAAAAAATCGCAATCGTTGTTTCCCAATTTAATAATATTGTTACCGACCGATTGCTAAGCGGAGCAGTACAAACCCTAAGCCAGTCTGAAATTGACGATGGCAACATAGTCGTTTACCAAGTTCCCGGAGCTTTTGAAATCCCTAGAATTGTCAATTTGGTTTCTCAAAAGGATGAGTATTCTGGAGTTATCGCTTTAGGTGCCGTTGTGAAGGGACAAACCGATCATTATCAATTTATCAGTGAAGCAGTGACACATCAGTTAGTCGAATTGGCTACCACTGCACCAGTTCCAGTGTTATTCGGCGTTCTAACTACGGATAATTTGGAACAGGCTTTGAATCGAGCAGGAGGAAAAGCTGGTAACAAGGGTAGTGAGTGCGCTAATGCTCTTTTACGACTGCTGGAAGTTGAACTGCAACTAAATTAA
- a CDS encoding Nramp family divalent metal transporter, whose translation MKESVWTESPENDSKAVVEKVESKKSQKSLDEVNGSIKVPDNAGFWRTLAAYTGPGVLIAVGYMDPGNWITSIAGGAQFKYKLLSVVMISSLIAMLLQSMAAKLGIVTGKDLAQLTREHTSKWGGFALWVITELAIVATDVAEIIGSAIAIELLFHIPLIVGIIITAADVLILLLLMRLGFRKIEAIVATLVVVILAVFLYEVALAQPNMQQMFAGYVPTKDIITNKSMLYLTLGIVGATVMPHDLFLGSSISQTREVDRNNEKALAKAIKFTTIDSNIQLTVAFIVNSLLLVLGAALFFGTNSTLGRFVDLFNSLNNPQIVGAIASPMLSMLFAVALLSSGQSSTITGTLAGQIIMEGFINLKMPMWAQRLLTRLISVTPVLAFAIYYHGNEAKIEDLLTFSQVFLSVALPFAVIPLVIFTSDKKLMGRFANHTWVKWAAWTASVVLIALNVYLICQTVGIIK comes from the coding sequence ATGAAAGAAAGTGTTTGGACTGAGTCACCAGAAAACGACTCAAAAGCAGTAGTTGAAAAGGTAGAGAGCAAGAAGAGTCAAAAGAGTTTGGATGAAGTTAATGGAAGCATCAAGGTTCCAGATAATGCTGGATTCTGGCGAACATTAGCAGCTTACACCGGACCCGGAGTTCTAATCGCGGTTGGGTATATGGATCCAGGTAATTGGATTACTTCAATCGCTGGTGGAGCACAGTTTAAGTACAAGTTACTATCAGTGGTAATGATTTCTAGTTTGATCGCCATGTTACTACAATCCATGGCAGCTAAACTAGGTATTGTAACCGGAAAAGATTTAGCTCAGTTAACTCGCGAACACACTTCAAAATGGGGTGGCTTCGCACTCTGGGTTATTACAGAACTTGCAATTGTGGCAACGGATGTTGCTGAAATTATTGGATCAGCGATTGCAATCGAGTTGCTGTTCCACATTCCGTTAATTGTCGGAATTATCATCACAGCGGCTGATGTTTTGATTTTGTTATTATTGATGCGTTTAGGATTCAGAAAGATTGAAGCTATTGTGGCAACTTTAGTAGTTGTTATCTTAGCAGTCTTCCTCTACGAAGTTGCTTTGGCACAACCAAATATGCAGCAAATGTTTGCTGGATACGTTCCTACTAAGGATATTATTACTAACAAGTCCATGCTTTACTTAACACTCGGAATTGTCGGTGCCACAGTTATGCCTCATGATTTGTTCCTTGGATCATCAATTTCACAAACTCGCGAAGTTGATAGAAATAACGAAAAGGCTCTTGCAAAAGCAATCAAGTTCACAACGATCGATTCAAATATTCAATTAACCGTTGCCTTCATCGTTAACAGTTTACTATTAGTATTAGGTGCAGCATTGTTCTTCGGTACTAACAGTACACTTGGTCGATTCGTTGACTTGTTCAACTCATTGAACAATCCGCAAATCGTTGGTGCAATTGCTAGTCCAATGCTAAGTATGTTGTTCGCTGTAGCATTACTGTCATCTGGACAAAGTTCAACGATCACTGGAACATTAGCCGGTCAAATCATCATGGAAGGTTTCATTAACCTGAAGATGCCAATGTGGGCACAAAGATTATTGACTAGATTGATTTCAGTAACACCAGTTCTAGCTTTCGCTATTTACTATCATGGAAACGAAGCTAAGATTGAAGATCTCTTGACATTTTCACAAGTATTCTTGAGTGTGGCATTGCCATTCGCGGTTATCCCACTGGTCATCTTCACTAGTGATAAGAAGTTGATGGGTCGATTCGCTAACCATACTTGGGTCAAGTGGGCTGCTTGGACAGCCAGTGTCGTTCTAATTGCTTTGAATGTTTACTTGATTTGCCAAACAGTTGGAATAATTAAATAG
- a CDS encoding TetR/AcrR family transcriptional regulator produces the protein MYKPELELYYQAGTLDNFTEKQLKILTAAIQIFSEKGYENTSTKEIAEAAGVAEGNIFAKFKNKRGLLNAIIEPVLNRVFPSTIDSFIQDKLSQNYSSTTEFVHALLIDRMDMVKDNDKVFKIFFTELFYDHQVRQNLINIFPNIYWQKLNTLIDELKADHILNSLPNSDIIRTLWSIMGGLVLGYLFFNQPLDDRTIDSGMTALIEAIEPKVF, from the coding sequence GTGTATAAACCTGAGTTAGAACTATATTATCAAGCTGGTACATTAGATAACTTCACCGAAAAACAGCTAAAGATCTTAACGGCTGCGATCCAAATATTTTCTGAAAAAGGTTATGAAAATACTAGTACCAAAGAAATCGCTGAAGCTGCCGGCGTAGCTGAAGGAAATATCTTTGCCAAGTTTAAAAACAAACGGGGATTACTAAATGCTATCATCGAACCCGTTTTAAATCGTGTCTTTCCATCCACTATCGATTCATTCATCCAGGACAAACTTTCCCAAAATTATTCTAGTACCACAGAGTTCGTCCACGCCCTATTGATTGATCGAATGGACATGGTTAAAGACAATGATAAAGTATTTAAAATATTTTTTACCGAGCTTTTTTATGATCATCAAGTCAGACAAAACTTGATCAACATTTTCCCCAATATTTATTGGCAAAAATTAAACACATTGATTGATGAATTAAAGGCCGATCATATCTTAAATTCACTGCCTAATAGCGACATTATTCGGACTCTTTGGTCCATCATGGGTGGCTTGGTGCTAGGGTATCTGTTCTTCAATCAACCACTTGATGACAGAACTATCGATTCAGGTATGACTGCTTTAATAGAAGCAATCGAACCCAAAGTTTTTTAA
- a CDS encoding sulfite exporter TauE/SafE family protein produces the protein MLQAIMILFPAGIVAGIMSATTGMASLVSYPALLAVGVPPVFANMTNTVSLVLAGAGATISSRRELRHHMSDLWKVLPLTLVGSVIGAVLLLEQPADMFEKVVPFFVLTAGLLLAFPPSAKTLEVRRVSRIRSIGFDAMIIVVGAYTGYFGAAGGVMLLALLSRSGKYEFTTYNALKNVSLGASNLLAAIIYSFRSRIYWLLVIPLALGFFIGGLIGPQIVRLIPDRIMSGIVVVGAIGLSIWLFVDAYGLI, from the coding sequence ATGTTACAAGCGATAATGATTTTATTTCCAGCAGGTATTGTTGCGGGAATTATGAGTGCAACTACGGGGATGGCTTCACTAGTTTCTTATCCGGCTTTACTCGCCGTGGGAGTGCCACCTGTGTTTGCTAATATGACTAACACAGTTTCGCTAGTATTGGCTGGAGCGGGAGCCACAATCTCTTCAAGAAGAGAACTAAGGCACCACATGAGTGATTTGTGGAAAGTATTACCACTAACACTGGTAGGTAGTGTAATCGGTGCGGTTTTATTGCTCGAACAACCGGCTGACATGTTTGAAAAGGTGGTACCATTTTTCGTTCTAACTGCTGGATTATTACTAGCATTTCCACCATCTGCAAAGACTTTAGAGGTCAGACGGGTCAGCAGAATCCGTTCAATTGGATTTGATGCCATGATTATCGTGGTCGGTGCGTATACTGGATACTTTGGTGCTGCAGGTGGAGTTATGCTGTTAGCCTTATTATCTAGAAGTGGCAAGTATGAATTCACTACATATAACGCTTTAAAGAATGTCTCACTAGGAGCATCCAACTTATTAGCAGCCATTATTTATTCTTTTAGATCACGAATTTATTGGCTATTAGTTATTCCACTGGCGCTAGGATTTTTCATCGGTGGATTGATTGGTCCGCAAATTGTCAGACTGATTCCAGACAGAATAATGAGTGGAATAGTTGTCGTGGGCGCTATTGGCTTATCGATATGGTTGTTTGTGGATGCGTATGGGCTGATATAA